The Colletotrichum higginsianum IMI 349063 chromosome 2, whole genome shotgun sequence genome has a segment encoding these proteins:
- a CDS encoding 6-phosphogluconate dehydrogenase, producing the protein MALSLPKIGILSIGDMGMGIAKLLVSKGFSVATNGQGRSQATLTRARDADVEVLNSDVHLVESRPFILSVAPPRDALGIAQRIIDATRAASLDKPLYFTDLNAVSPATCKRMAGMFDDAGSPVRFVDGCIIGGPPKLKTSAGTGVGGAPGSWYVPSMPASGRYPLAEACAELAETLNMRHISPEVGAASGLKMCFATATKGFMGLGIQAFTTASALGVVGELRREMREAAPGLLDFAEASIPLVPPKSYRWVREMEEISDTHRDEGGFDAGADVFRAMAELYRIMAEDPVLGAEKVGDRRAGESVDGLAAALAEGLAGRKKKSLPAA; encoded by the exons ATGgcgctctctctccctaAAATAGGCATCCTCTCCATCGGCGACATGGGCATGGGCATCGCCAAGCTGCTCGTCTCCAAGGGCTTCTCGGTCGCCACGAACGGTCAAGGGAGAAG CCAAGCAACCCTCACGAGAGCGCgggacgccgacgtcgaggtcctcaacTCGGACGTCCACCTGGTTGAATCGCGGCCCTTCATCCTCTCCGTCGCGCCGCCCCGggacgccctcggcatcgCGCAGCGCATCATTGACGCGACCAGGGCCGCCAGCCTCGACAAGCCGCTGTACTTCACCGACCTCAACGCCGTGTCCCCGGCCACGTGCAAGCGGATGGCCGGCAtgttcgacgacgccgggaGCCCGGTGCGCTTCGTGGACGGGTGCATCATCGGCGGTCCGCCGAAGCTCAAGACcagcgccggcaccggcgtcgGTGGGGCACCGGGATCGTGGTACGTCCCCAGCATGCCGGCCTCCGGGCGGTATCCCCTAGCCGAGGCGtgcgccgagctcgccgagacGCTGAACATGCGGCACATCTCCcccgaggtcggcgccgccagcggTCTCAAGATGTGCTTCGCGACGGCGACCAAGGGCTTCATGGGCCTCGGCATCCAGGCCTTcaccacggcctcggcgctcggcgtcgtcggcgagctgaGGCGGGAGATGCGTGAGGCCGCGCCGGGCCTGCTCGACTTCGCCGAGGCGTCCATCCCCCTGGTGCCGCCCAAGTCGTATCGCTGGGTGcgggagatggaggagatcTCGGACACGCACCGCGACGAGGGCGGgttcgacgccggcgccgacgtcttcCGCGCCATGGCCGAGCTGTACCGCATCATGGCCGAGGATCCCGTGTTGGGCGCGGAGAAGGTCGGGGATAGGAGGGCGGGCGAGTCGGTGGACGGCCTTGCTGCGGCGTTGGCGGAGGGGCTGGCCGgccggaagaagaagagtcTCCCCGCTGCTTGA
- a CDS encoding Amino acid permease has product MFGSKEKTPQASEGEVTPTNGSKTDLETGETGGLHRTLHSRHLQFIAIGGTIGTGLFLGSGKAIATSGPVGTLIAFIFIGSIVYSVMTALCEMATYIPVPGAFTSYASRFIDPTLGFAMGWMYWFSWSITFALELTAAGVIIQYWNDTLSIAIFITVFWVVFTALNFMPIRMFGEVEMWFASIKVVTIVGFIVFAICVNAGVGRQGYLGFKYWVDPGPFNASIVEGSVGKFIGFWSVLITAGFSFQGAELVGIGAGETKDPEKSVPSAVRWTFWGIFSLFVATIFFVGLLVPSDDPSLLLDSQDASASPLVIAANLAGVRVLPDIINAVLLTAVLSAANSNVYSGSRILVSLANERCAPQFMTWTNKFGTPYMAVATTSAVGLLAYMNLSENGGVVFDWLLNVTAVAGFISWSCINICHLRFMAALRAQNIPRSTLPYTAPLQPYLSWYGLFFNILIILTNGFAVFIEWSTSDFFTAYVSVMLFVVLLVGHKLLNRSWPLKAIDADVTSGTLRARS; this is encoded by the exons ATGTTCGGCTCCAAGGAGAAGACGCCTCAGGCgagcgagggcgaggtcaCGCCCACCAACGGCTCCAAGACGGACCTCGAGACCGGCGAGACCGGCGGCCTTCACCGCACCCTCCACAGCCGTCACTTGCAGTTCATCGCCATCG GCGGCACCATCGGCAccggcctcttcctcggcagcggcaaggCCATCGCGACGTCGGGCCCCGTCGGCACCCTCATCgccttcatcttcatcggCTCCATCGTCTACTCCGTCATGACGGCCCTCTGCGAGATGGCCACCTACAtccccgtccccggcgcCTTCACCTCGTACGCCTCGCGCTTCATCGACCCGACCCTCGGCTTCGCCATGGGCTGGATGTACTGGTTCAGCTGGAGCATCACCTTCGCCCTCGAGCtgacggccgccggcgtcatcatcCAGTACTGGAACGACACCCTCAGcatcgccatcttcatcaccGTCTTCTGGGTCGTCTTCACCGCCCTCAACTTCATGCCCATCCGCATgttcggcgaggtcgagatgtGGTTCGCCAGCATCAAGgtcgtcaccatcgtcggcttcatcgtcttcgccatctgcgtcaacgccggcgtcggccggcAGGGCTACCTCGGCTTCAAGTACTGGGTCGACCCGGGCCCCTTCAACGCCTCCATCGTCGAGGGCTCCGTCGGCAAGTTCATCGGCTTCTGGTCCGTCCTCATCACCGCCGGCTTCAGCTTCcagggcgccgagctcgtcggcatcggcgccggcgagaccAAGGACCCGGAGAAGAGCGTGCCGAGCGCCGTCCGCTGGACCTTCTGGGgcatcttctccctcttcgtcgccaccatcttcttcgtcggcctgctcgtGCCCTCGGACGACccgtcgctgctgctcgactCCCAGgacgcctcggcctcgcccctcgtcatcgccgccaacctcgccggcgtccgcgTGCTGCCGGACATCATCAACGCCGTGCTGCTGACCGCCGTCCTCTCGGCCGCCAACTCCAACGTCTACTCGGGCTCCCGCATCCTCGTCTCGCTCGCCAACGAGCGCTGCGCCCCGCAGTTCATGACCTGGACCAACAAGTTCGGCACCCCCTACATGGCCGTCGCCACCacctcggccgtcggcctgctcgccTACATGAACCTGTCCgagaacggcggcgtcgtctttGACTGGCTGCTCAACGTcaccgccgttgccggcttCATCAGCTGGTCGTGCATCAACATCTGCCACCTGCGCTTCATGGCCGCCCTCCGCGCCCAGAACATCCCCCGCAGCACCCTGCCCTACACCGCGCCCCTGCAGCCCTACCTGTCGTGGTACggcctcttcttcaacatcCTCATCATCCTGACCAACGGCTTTGCCGTCTTCATCGAGTGGAGCACCAGCGACTTCTTCACCGCCTACGTCAGCGTCATGCTCTTTGTCGTCCTCCT